The following is a genomic window from Deinococcus sedimenti.
CGCGCCGACGCCCAGCGCAACGCCCTGACCATCATCCAGGCCGCCGCCGACCTGTTCGCCCAGCGCGGCATCGACGTACCCGTCCGGGACGTCGCCCAGCACGCCGGAGTCGGCATGGGCACCCTCTACCGCCACTACCCGACGCGGGCCGACCTGGTCGTCGCCGTGTATCAGCACCAGGTGGACATCTGCGCCGCCGCCGGCCCCACCCTTCTCGCCCAGGCCCCGTCCCCTTTCACCGCTCTGCGCGAGTGGACTGACCTCTTCACCGGTTTCCTCGCCACCAAACACGGCCTCGCCGCCGCCCTGCAGGGCGACCCCGCCACCTCCGAGGCCCTGCACCGATCCTTCCTTGACCGCCTGCTGCCCGTCTGCGACGACCTCCTGCGGGCAGCCACAGCCTCGGGTGAGATCCGCACGCCCATCACGGCCTTCTCCCTGATGCGAGCCACCGGCAACCTCTGCATCGGG
Proteins encoded in this region:
- a CDS encoding TetR/AcrR family transcriptional regulator, whose protein sequence is MPEPRPTRRRADAQRNALTIIQAAADLFAQRGIDVPVRDVAQHAGVGMGTLYRHYPTRADLVVAVYQHQVDICAAAGPTLLAQAPSPFTALREWTDLFTGFLATKHGLAAALQGDPATSEALHRSFLDRLLPVCDDLLRAATASGEIRTPITAFSLMRATGNLCIGAGQDTRYDARAAAQLLLSGLTVPARLPDPSAQAVLPSRQRTTPPAAGSPDDPA